Proteins co-encoded in one Kribbella solani genomic window:
- a CDS encoding TetR/AcrR family transcriptional regulator, translated as MKVDAAGVRQQRPRVEGGREEEILDATVAVVAELGYDRLTMDAVATAAKASKATLYRRWTSKAELVVDAISRAKGCPMPEDVDTGSLRGDLISISCGDGGFTDELPMSVVAGLLTALHRDHELQKAFRELFLAPRLEITGKAYERAVVRGEIAPDVDVDLLSVTLPAVIIQHAYVLGIPPTDDLILRVIDNVILPAARGSQAS; from the coding sequence ATGAAGGTGGATGCAGCAGGCGTGCGGCAGCAGCGGCCGCGGGTCGAGGGCGGGCGCGAGGAGGAGATTCTCGACGCGACCGTCGCGGTGGTGGCCGAGCTTGGCTACGACCGGCTGACCATGGACGCGGTCGCGACCGCGGCGAAGGCCAGCAAGGCGACCCTGTACCGGCGCTGGACCAGCAAGGCCGAGCTGGTCGTGGACGCGATCAGCCGGGCCAAGGGCTGCCCGATGCCGGAGGACGTCGACACCGGCAGCCTGCGTGGTGACCTGATCTCGATCTCCTGCGGCGACGGCGGTTTCACCGACGAGCTGCCGATGTCGGTGGTGGCCGGTCTGCTGACCGCGCTGCACCGCGACCACGAGTTGCAGAAGGCGTTCCGGGAGCTGTTCCTGGCGCCCCGGCTCGAGATCACCGGCAAGGCGTACGAGCGGGCCGTCGTCCGTGGCGAGATCGCCCCGGACGTCGACGTCGACCTGCTGTCGGTGACGTTGCCGGCGGTGATCATCCAGCACGCGTACGTCCTCGGCATCCCGCCGACCGACGACCTGATCCTGCGCGTGATCGACAACGTGATTCTGCCTGCGGCGCGGGGGTCGCAGGCGAGCTGA
- a CDS encoding MFS transporter — MSEEVINADPPERRPADAPGGEHGHRNLGIALALICMAQLMVVLDGTIVNIALPHIKDALGFTDASLPWVVNAYALAFGGLLLLGGRIGDILGRRKVFIVGVVLFGLASFVGGIAQSEGVLLASRILQGVAAAMASPNALALITTTFPAGKERNRAMGVYAAMSGAGAAVGLILGGALTEASWRWTFFINTPIGLIVAVLAFRFLGESARQKGKFDLPGAITGTVGLTSLVYGLTHAATEGWGDKWTLIFIFGGLVLIAAFLAIEARSRHALMPFRILANRTRGVSFFVMLVVGAAMFSMFYFLGIFVQSIMGYSALKTGLSFLPFSVGIVVAAQVASALVARMDPRWISGAGGILVGAGMFGFSRLQVDSTYLTHLLPYILVLSFGMGLIFVPLTLTAVSGVAKEDSGVGSAVLNTVQQIGGAVGLALLGTISTSAIKDKFAELAPGLQKAAESGQSPEQLKQLQGQFTALATTHGFTRAFLWSAFLAVGAGLVTIIGLSIKHKDLANDSESGPVHIG; from the coding sequence ATGTCCGAAGAAGTGATCAACGCCGATCCGCCCGAGCGGCGGCCGGCCGACGCGCCCGGGGGCGAGCACGGCCACCGGAATCTCGGCATCGCGCTCGCGCTGATCTGCATGGCGCAGCTGATGGTGGTGCTGGACGGCACCATCGTGAACATCGCGCTGCCGCACATCAAGGACGCGCTCGGCTTCACCGACGCGTCGCTGCCGTGGGTGGTGAACGCGTACGCGCTGGCGTTCGGCGGCCTGCTGCTGCTCGGCGGCCGGATCGGGGACATCCTCGGCCGCCGCAAGGTCTTCATCGTCGGCGTCGTGCTGTTCGGCCTGGCGTCGTTCGTCGGTGGTATTGCCCAGAGCGAGGGCGTGCTGCTGGCCAGCCGGATCCTGCAGGGTGTCGCGGCCGCGATGGCCTCGCCGAACGCGCTGGCCCTGATCACCACCACCTTCCCGGCCGGCAAGGAGCGGAACCGGGCGATGGGCGTGTACGCGGCGATGTCCGGCGCGGGCGCGGCCGTCGGCCTGATCCTGGGTGGCGCGCTGACCGAGGCGTCCTGGCGCTGGACGTTCTTCATCAACACGCCGATCGGCCTGATCGTGGCCGTGCTGGCCTTCCGGTTCCTGGGTGAGTCGGCCCGCCAGAAGGGCAAGTTCGACCTGCCCGGCGCGATCACCGGAACCGTCGGTCTGACCTCGCTGGTGTACGGCCTGACGCACGCCGCCACCGAAGGCTGGGGCGACAAGTGGACGCTGATCTTCATCTTCGGCGGCCTGGTGCTGATCGCGGCGTTCCTCGCCATCGAGGCCCGTTCGCGGCACGCGCTGATGCCGTTCCGGATCCTCGCGAACCGGACCCGGGGCGTCAGCTTCTTCGTGATGCTGGTGGTCGGCGCGGCGATGTTCTCGATGTTCTACTTCCTGGGCATCTTCGTGCAGAGCATCATGGGGTACAGCGCGCTGAAGACCGGTCTGTCGTTCCTGCCGTTCAGCGTCGGCATCGTGGTCGCGGCGCAGGTCGCCTCGGCGCTGGTGGCGCGGATGGACCCGCGCTGGATCTCCGGTGCCGGTGGGATTCTGGTCGGCGCCGGGATGTTCGGCTTCAGCCGGCTCCAGGTCGACTCGACGTACCTCACGCACCTGCTGCCGTACATCCTGGTGCTGTCGTTCGGGATGGGCCTGATCTTCGTACCGCTGACGCTGACCGCGGTCAGTGGGGTCGCGAAGGAGGACTCCGGTGTCGGGTCGGCGGTCCTGAACACGGTCCAGCAGATCGGTGGCGCGGTCGGCCTGGCGCTGCTGGGCACGATCTCCACCAGCGCGATCAAGGACAAGTTCGCCGAGCTGGCCCCCGGGCTGCAGAAGGCGGCCGAGTCCGGGCAGTCACCGGAGCAGCTCAAGCAGCTGCAGGGCCAGTTCACCGCGCTCGCCACCACGCACGGCTTCACCCGCGCGTTCCTGTGGTCGGCGTTCCTCGCGGTCGGCGCCGGCCTGGTCACGATCATCGGCCTGTCGATCAAGCACAAGGACCTCGCCAACGACAGCGAAAGCGGCCCGGTCCACATCGGCTGA
- a CDS encoding DUF4229 domain-containing protein, protein MKEFAIYTGLRAALFAICFGVLWLVLHSWLSIFPLLLIGLIISSILSIFVLRAARDRLAGKIDTRAEKIATRLEQARSAEDDD, encoded by the coding sequence ATGAAGGAATTCGCCATCTACACCGGCCTGCGGGCCGCGCTGTTCGCGATCTGCTTCGGCGTGCTCTGGCTGGTACTGCACTCCTGGCTGTCGATCTTCCCGCTGCTCCTGATCGGCCTGATCATCTCGTCGATCCTGTCCATCTTCGTGCTCCGCGCCGCCCGGGACCGGCTGGCCGGCAAGATCGACACCCGGGCCGAGAAGATCGCCACCCGGCTCGAGCAGGCCCGCAGCGCCGAGGACGACGACTAG